From Thalassococcus sp. S3, one genomic window encodes:
- a CDS encoding DUF882 domain-containing protein, translating into MKETGSTGLSRRALLGAFAATAVAAAPTFANAAGFLRGAGDIRRIRMYSGRTGERIDMIYWIEGKYIKDAVREVNHFMRDWRTDDVKSMDLRMVDIMAAAHNLMDANEPYMLLSGYRSPRTNAMLRRRSGGVAKNSLHLKGQAADLRLTSRSVSQMARAAAACRAGGVGKYSRSNFVHMDCGAVRSWGG; encoded by the coding sequence ATGAAAGAGACTGGCTCTACGGGTTTATCCCGGCGCGCTCTTCTGGGCGCATTTGCAGCAACGGCGGTCGCTGCAGCACCAACTTTCGCAAATGCAGCGGGCTTTCTTCGCGGAGCAGGCGATATCCGGCGGATCAGAATGTATTCGGGACGCACGGGCGAGCGGATCGACATGATCTACTGGATCGAAGGGAAATACATCAAGGACGCGGTGCGGGAAGTAAATCACTTCATGCGCGATTGGCGGACCGACGATGTCAAATCCATGGATCTCCGCATGGTCGATATCATGGCCGCGGCTCACAATCTGATGGATGCCAACGAACCTTACATGCTGCTCTCGGGCTATCGCAGCCCGCGCACCAATGCGATGCTGCGACGCAGATCCGGCGGCGTTGCCAAGAATTCCCTTCACCTCAAAGGCCAGGCCGCAGATTTGCGCCTGACCTCGCGGTCGGTGTCCCAGATGGCACGCGCCGCAGCGGCCTGTCGGGCCGGAGGCGTCGGAAAGTATTCCCGATCAAACTTCGTCCATATGGATTGTGGCGCGGTGCGAAGCTGGGGCGGCTGA
- a CDS encoding murein L,D-transpeptidase has translation MPMPTLISFRLTLFGWLAALLVGSWAFSTPADAQVTALKQAIAEAAAKDDDIAAFYRANGYQPIWTGQGDKDHARRKALMSALASATDHGLPDTRYDAEGLMQRMKAARTTRELGQLEVEISRVFLQYARDVQTGLLVPSRVDAGIVRKIPYRDRLSYLVNFTKSAPSTFMKALPPKTREYTALMKQKLRMERALAQGGWGAPVPANALKPGESGSAVVALRNRLIAMGYMRRSATQYYDADIQKAVQEFQLRHGLTPDGVAGASTMVEINMSVETRLQSVLVAMERERWLNRERGERHILVNLTDFTAKVIDKDKVTFETRSVIGHRDLDRRSPEFSDVMEFMVINPSWYVPRSIITKEYLPALQRNRNAVRHLEITDSRGRKVNRNAVNFSRYTARTFPYAMRQPPSRGNALGLVKFMFPNKYNIYLHDTPAKNLFGREVRAYSHGCVRLADPFDFAYALLAKQTSDPEGYFQGILKTGRETKVNLEEPVPVHLIYRTAFTTAKGEMEYRRDIYGRDAKIWAALSQAGVALRGLRG, from the coding sequence ATGCCGATGCCCACGCTGATTTCTTTCCGATTGACCTTGTTTGGCTGGCTTGCAGCACTTCTAGTCGGCTCGTGGGCGTTTTCAACACCCGCCGATGCGCAGGTGACGGCCCTGAAACAGGCCATCGCCGAAGCGGCGGCAAAGGATGACGATATCGCGGCCTTTTACCGTGCAAACGGGTATCAGCCGATTTGGACCGGGCAGGGCGACAAGGATCATGCGCGCCGCAAGGCGCTGATGTCCGCGCTTGCATCTGCCACGGATCACGGTCTGCCGGACACACGTTACGATGCCGAGGGTCTGATGCAGCGGATGAAGGCCGCTCGGACAACACGCGAGCTGGGACAGCTCGAAGTGGAGATCAGCCGGGTTTTTCTGCAATATGCGCGCGATGTGCAGACCGGTCTTCTGGTGCCGTCCCGCGTGGATGCGGGCATCGTCCGCAAGATCCCTTACCGGGATCGCCTCTCCTACCTGGTGAATTTCACGAAAAGCGCGCCCTCGACTTTCATGAAGGCGCTGCCGCCTAAGACGCGTGAATATACGGCCCTGATGAAGCAGAAACTTCGAATGGAGCGCGCCCTGGCGCAAGGCGGATGGGGCGCCCCCGTGCCCGCCAATGCCCTGAAACCGGGCGAAAGCGGCAGTGCTGTTGTGGCACTCCGCAACCGGCTGATCGCGATGGGATACATGCGCCGCAGCGCGACACAATATTATGACGCCGATATTCAGAAAGCGGTTCAGGAATTTCAGTTGCGTCACGGGCTGACACCGGACGGTGTTGCCGGCGCATCGACGATGGTCGAGATCAACATGTCCGTTGAAACACGCCTTCAATCCGTGCTTGTCGCGATGGAGCGGGAGCGCTGGCTTAATCGGGAGCGGGGGGAGCGTCATATCCTCGTCAACCTGACGGATTTCACGGCAAAGGTGATCGACAAGGACAAGGTCACGTTTGAGACACGCTCCGTGATCGGCCACCGGGATCTTGACCGTCGCAGCCCCGAGTTCTCGGACGTGATGGAGTTCATGGTCATCAACCCCAGCTGGTACGTGCCACGGTCGATCATCACGAAGGAATATCTGCCGGCGCTGCAACGCAATCGGAACGCCGTGCGCCATCTTGAGATTACCGACAGCCGGGGGCGGAAGGTGAACCGGAACGCCGTCAACTTCTCACGCTACACCGCGCGGACATTTCCCTATGCCATGCGGCAGCCGCCCAGCCGGGGCAACGCGCTGGGTCTGGTGAAATTCATGTTCCCGAACAAGTACAATATCTACCTGCACGACACGCCGGCCAAGAACCTCTTTGGGCGTGAAGTGCGGGCCTATTCGCATGGCTGCGTGCGGCTGGCGGATCCCTTTGATTTCGCCTACGCGCTGCTGGCCAAGCAGACATCCGATCCCGAGGGCTATTTTCAGGGCATCCTGAAGACTGGGCGTGAGACCAAGGTGAACCTGGAAGAACCCGTTCCCGTGCACCTGATCTACCGTACGGCCTTTACCACTGCGAAGGGCGAGATGGAGTATCGCCGCGACATCTATGGACGGGACGCCAAGATCTGGGCGGCTCTCAGCCAGGCAGGGGTGGCCCTGCGCGGACTTCGGGGGTAA
- the lpxD gene encoding UDP-3-O-(3-hydroxymyristoyl)glucosamine N-acyltransferase, with protein sequence MTSYTIAEIAASLGADAQGDLSLKIEGAAEPALASPTDLALAMSPAYGEKLSDGAARAAILWQGADWQALGLAAAIFPRRPRYAMAGLTAALDPGQGYPTGFHPSAVIDPTAQIGADVTVGPLAVIGPRARIGAGAVVGPLCHVGADTTLGAGALLRENASIGARCTIGDRFIAQPGARVGGDGFSYVTPEESAVERARGSLGDQGEINAQSYVRIHSLGAVTIGDDVEIGSNAAIDNGTIRDTVIGDRSKLDNLAHIAHNVELGPDCLICGQVGIAGSVKVGRNVVMGGQCGVSDNITIGDNVILGGGSGVLSNVPAGRVMLGYPATKMDSQVESYKALRRLPRVLRDVAALQKAVFKRDAND encoded by the coding sequence ATGACATCATACACAATCGCCGAGATCGCAGCGTCGCTGGGCGCGGATGCGCAAGGGGATCTTTCGCTGAAGATCGAGGGAGCCGCCGAGCCCGCTCTGGCGAGCCCAACCGATCTGGCCCTGGCCATGTCGCCCGCATACGGGGAAAAGCTGTCCGATGGGGCGGCGCGGGCCGCGATCCTGTGGCAGGGCGCGGACTGGCAGGCCCTGGGCCTGGCCGCTGCGATTTTCCCACGCAGACCACGCTATGCGATGGCTGGACTGACCGCGGCCCTTGATCCGGGGCAGGGATATCCGACAGGTTTCCACCCTTCGGCCGTGATTGACCCGACCGCCCAGATCGGTGCCGATGTGACCGTGGGTCCGCTCGCCGTGATCGGGCCGCGTGCCCGGATCGGCGCAGGCGCGGTGGTTGGCCCTCTCTGTCACGTGGGCGCGGATACGACGCTTGGTGCAGGGGCGCTTTTGCGGGAAAATGCAAGCATCGGCGCGCGCTGCACGATCGGCGACCGCTTTATCGCCCAGCCGGGCGCGCGCGTCGGCGGAGACGGCTTCTCTTACGTCACGCCCGAGGAATCGGCGGTTGAGCGTGCCCGCGGCTCTCTGGGCGATCAGGGAGAGATCAACGCCCAGTCCTATGTGCGCATTCACTCCCTGGGGGCGGTGACCATCGGGGATGATGTCGAAATTGGCAGCAACGCGGCGATAGACAACGGCACGATCCGCGATACCGTGATCGGAGACCGCTCAAAACTCGATAATCTGGCGCATATTGCGCATAATGTGGAACTTGGCCCCGACTGTCTGATCTGTGGTCAGGTCGGGATCGCGGGATCGGTCAAGGTGGGCCGCAACGTCGTGATGGGCGGGCAATGCGGCGTCAGCGACAATATCACCATCGGCGACAACGTCATTCTGGGCGGCGGCAGTGGCGTGCTTTCCAACGTGCCCGCGGGTCGCGTGATGCTGGGCTATCCGGCCACGAAAATGGACAGCCAGGTGGAAAGCTACAAGGCCCTCCGACGCCTGCCGCGGGTGCTCCGCGACGTTGCGGCGCTCCAAAAGGCTGTTTTCAAACGCGACGCGAATGACTAA
- a CDS encoding acyl carrier protein produces the protein MSVKDKVIAIIAEQAVLEPSDVTPDSTLEDLGIDSLGLVESIFAIEEEFDISIPFNANDPTESDFDISNVSSIITGIERLVSEQA, from the coding sequence ATGAGCGTGAAAGACAAGGTGATCGCAATCATCGCCGAACAGGCGGTTCTTGAGCCTTCGGATGTGACCCCGGACAGCACGCTTGAAGATCTGGGCATCGACAGTCTGGGGCTGGTGGAAAGCATCTTCGCGATCGAGGAGGAGTTCGACATCTCGATCCCGTTCAATGCGAACGATCCCACCGAAAGCGATTTCGACATAAGCAACGTCTCATCGATCATCACGGGGATCGAGAGACTTGTGTCCGAACAGGCCTGA
- a CDS encoding beta-ketoacyl synthase, with amino-acid sequence MKRVVITGAGTINALGHSVADTLDAMREGRCGIGPLEFRDVDRLAIKIGGQVRGFEAEGRFNRQQMTLYDRFTQFTLTAAKEAITQSGIVFSGDVAARSGVVLGTAGGGVSTWDDNYRSVYEDGKNRVHPFVVPKLMNNAAASHVSMEHNLKGPSFTVSTACASSNHAMAQAFMLVRSGMAPAMITGGSESMLCFGGVKAWEGLRVMSKDACRPFSANRNGMVQGEGAGVFVFEEYEHARARGADIQCEVVGYAMSSDAADIVMPSKQGAARAMSGALADGGINADQVGYINAHGTGTAANDKTECAAVADVFGPHADNLMISSTKSMHGHLIGGTGAVELLACIMALREGVIAPTIGYEEPDPECALDVVPNAAREAKVEVAISNAFAFGGLNAVLALRKI; translated from the coding sequence ATGAAACGCGTTGTCATCACAGGCGCGGGCACGATCAACGCCCTGGGCCATTCCGTCGCCGACACGCTCGACGCGATGCGCGAGGGGCGCTGCGGTATCGGTCCGCTTGAGTTTCGCGATGTCGACCGGCTTGCCATCAAGATCGGCGGCCAGGTGCGTGGTTTCGAGGCCGAAGGGCGGTTCAACCGTCAGCAGATGACGCTTTATGATCGATTTACACAGTTCACCCTGACCGCGGCGAAAGAGGCGATCACGCAATCCGGCATTGTCTTCAGCGGCGACGTCGCTGCCCGGTCCGGCGTGGTGCTGGGCACGGCAGGCGGCGGTGTCAGCACCTGGGATGACAACTACCGAAGCGTCTATGAGGACGGCAAGAACCGCGTTCATCCCTTCGTCGTGCCAAAGCTGATGAACAATGCCGCCGCCAGCCACGTGTCGATGGAGCACAACCTCAAGGGGCCGTCCTTTACCGTTTCGACGGCTTGTGCGTCGTCGAACCACGCGATGGCGCAGGCGTTCATGCTGGTGCGCAGCGGCATGGCCCCGGCGATGATCACCGGCGGGTCGGAATCGATGCTCTGTTTCGGCGGGGTCAAGGCCTGGGAAGGGCTGCGCGTGATGTCGAAGGATGCCTGCCGCCCCTTCAGTGCCAATAGAAACGGAATGGTGCAGGGCGAGGGGGCCGGGGTCTTCGTTTTCGAAGAATACGAACATGCCCGTGCCAGAGGCGCCGACATCCAGTGCGAAGTGGTCGGATACGCGATGTCATCGGACGCCGCAGATATCGTCATGCCGTCGAAACAGGGGGCGGCCCGCGCCATGTCGGGTGCGCTGGCCGATGGCGGCATCAACGCCGATCAGGTCGGCTATATCAATGCGCATGGAACCGGGACCGCGGCCAATGACAAAACCGAATGCGCGGCAGTGGCCGATGTTTTCGGACCGCACGCCGACAACCTTATGATCAGCTCAACCAAATCGATGCACGGGCATTTGATCGGTGGAACGGGCGCTGTCGAACTGCTGGCTTGTATCATGGCGCTGCGCGAAGGGGTGATCGCCCCCACCATCGGATATGAAGAGCCCGATCCGGAATGCGCGCTGGACGTCGTCCCCAATGCCGCGCGCGAGGCAAAGGTCGAGGTGGCGATTTCAAATGCCTTTGCATTCGGCGGGCTGAATGCTGTCCTGGCTTTGCGAAAGATCTGA
- a CDS encoding invasion associated locus B family protein — MLRHLTSLSVIALLAVSAPVLAQDDTSETPQTENEQQDDTNPDAGSQGNSQLDLGQAVNDGEAQLGERYSKQKFGDWDLACIRTEAEQDPCSLLQILQDEQGNSVAEISLFRLEGQGQAVAGATVVVPLETLLTAQLTIAVDGGTGKRYNYSFCNPIGCVAQIGLTNEDINSFKRGNRALVTLVPAPAPDQKVELSLSLTGFTAGYDQVDVVSN, encoded by the coding sequence ATGTTGAGACATTTGACTTCCCTTTCCGTCATCGCGCTCTTGGCGGTATCGGCGCCGGTTTTGGCACAGGATGATACCTCCGAAACGCCACAGACCGAGAACGAGCAGCAGGACGACACCAACCCGGATGCGGGATCACAGGGCAACAGCCAGCTCGATCTGGGACAAGCCGTGAATGACGGCGAGGCGCAGCTGGGTGAGCGCTATTCCAAGCAGAAATTCGGCGACTGGGATCTGGCCTGCATCCGGACCGAGGCCGAACAAGATCCGTGCTCCCTGTTGCAGATCCTGCAGGATGAACAGGGGAATTCGGTTGCCGAAATCTCGCTCTTCCGTCTGGAAGGTCAGGGACAGGCCGTTGCGGGCGCGACCGTGGTCGTTCCTCTTGAAACCCTTCTGACGGCGCAACTGACCATCGCGGTCGATGGCGGGACAGGCAAACGGTATAATTACTCCTTCTGCAACCCGATCGGCTGTGTCGCGCAGATCGGTCTGACCAACGAGGACATCAACTCGTTCAAGCGCGGAAACCGTGCCCTTGTCACGCTTGTCCCGGCACCGGCCCCCGACCAGAAGGTCGAGCTTTCACTGTCGCTGACCGGCTTTACAGCGGGTTACGATCAGGTGGATGTCGTCTCGAACTAG
- a CDS encoding helicase HerA-like domain-containing protein: MQDRIFIGGGGPDYGEKQGLTLKYANRHGLIAGATGTGKTVTLQILAEGFSDQGVPVFLSDVKGDLSGLAASGTDSHKLHAPFMERAAKIGFDEYRYAASPVTFWDLFGEQGHPIRTTVAEMGPLLLARLLELTEAQEGILNIAFRLADEEGLPLLDLKDLQALLVWIGESRDKLSLRYGNISVASIGAIQRRLLVIENQGAAKLFGEPALELADIMRTAPDGRGMVNILAADTLMASPGLYATFLLWLLSELFEELPEVGDPDKPKLVFFFDEAHLLFDDAPKALVDKVEQVARLIRSKGVGVYFITQNPADVPEDILGQLGNRIQHALRAFTAKDRKNLKMAAETYRENPRFDTEEAIREVGVGEAVTSMLMKKGVPGIVERTLIRPPSSQLGPITKAERKAIMAASDMAGKYDKTLDRSSAYEILSKRAEVAAQEAEKAEAAAEDLEPAFREFNAGRRYSGTRVSRSTSRAPRRGRESFGEAITGVVIKELKGTTGRRIVRGILGGLFKGR, from the coding sequence ATGCAAGACCGGATTTTCATAGGCGGGGGCGGCCCCGATTATGGCGAAAAGCAGGGGCTTACGCTGAAATACGCCAACCGCCACGGGTTGATCGCGGGCGCGACGGGAACGGGCAAGACGGTCACGCTCCAGATCCTGGCCGAAGGGTTCTCCGATCAGGGCGTGCCGGTCTTCCTGTCCGATGTCAAAGGGGATCTGTCGGGGCTCGCGGCTTCGGGCACGGACAGCCATAAGCTGCACGCGCCGTTCATGGAGCGCGCGGCCAAGATCGGCTTTGATGAGTATCGCTATGCCGCCTCTCCGGTCACGTTCTGGGACCTCTTCGGAGAGCAGGGCCACCCGATCCGAACCACCGTGGCCGAGATGGGCCCGCTGCTGCTGGCCCGCCTGCTGGAACTGACAGAGGCCCAGGAAGGCATCCTTAACATCGCCTTCCGGCTGGCCGATGAGGAGGGGCTCCCGCTTCTTGATCTCAAGGACCTGCAGGCGCTGCTTGTCTGGATCGGGGAAAGCCGGGACAAGTTGTCCCTGCGCTATGGCAATATCTCGGTTGCCTCCATCGGTGCGATCCAACGGCGTCTTCTGGTGATCGAGAACCAGGGCGCGGCCAAACTGTTCGGGGAACCCGCGCTTGAGCTGGCTGACATCATGCGGACCGCACCGGACGGGCGGGGCATGGTCAATATCCTGGCGGCGGATACGTTGATGGCCTCGCCGGGGCTTTATGCGACGTTCCTACTGTGGTTACTCAGTGAACTCTTCGAAGAACTGCCCGAAGTGGGCGATCCGGACAAACCCAAGCTGGTCTTTTTCTTTGACGAGGCGCATCTGCTCTTTGACGACGCGCCCAAGGCCCTCGTGGACAAGGTCGAACAGGTGGCGCGGCTGATCCGGTCCAAGGGCGTGGGCGTTTACTTTATCACCCAGAACCCGGCGGATGTGCCCGAGGATATCCTGGGCCAGCTTGGCAACCGCATTCAGCACGCATTGCGCGCATTCACGGCCAAGGACCGCAAGAACCTCAAGATGGCGGCAGAGACTTACCGCGAGAATCCTCGCTTCGACACCGAAGAGGCGATACGCGAAGTTGGGGTGGGGGAAGCGGTGACCTCCATGCTGATGAAGAAAGGCGTGCCGGGTATCGTGGAACGCACGCTGATCCGCCCGCCATCCTCACAACTTGGGCCGATCACCAAGGCCGAGCGCAAGGCGATCATGGCGGCCTCGGACATGGCGGGGAAGTATGACAAGACACTTGATCGCTCCTCGGCGTATGAAATCCTGTCCAAACGTGCCGAAGTCGCAGCCCAAGAAGCAGAGAAGGCCGAGGCCGCTGCGGAGGACCTGGAACCGGCCTTCCGCGAGTTCAACGCAGGCCGCCGGTATTCAGGGACACGCGTCTCCCGCTCGACATCCCGGGCGCCACGCCGGGGCAGGGAGAGTTTTGGCGAGGCTATCACCGGCGTTGTGATCAAGGAACTCAAAGGCACAACGGGCCGCCGCATCGTGCGTGGCATCCTTGGGGGACTGTTCAAAGGACGGTAA
- a CDS encoding SRPBCC family protein, with protein MTLIQILSGTAGILILAAAGTMLLPRHVHVERQAMISKPAQEVIARASSSAGYQTFNPYLTADPALKIEPFGPDQGVGAAFRFDGKDGTGTQTVAEVTESSVRYDIDLGPMGKPTQRIEATPISGGTRVVWSMDADMGFNPIGRVMGLFMDGMIGKTFEQGLKNLDKAA; from the coding sequence ATGACACTTATCCAGATCCTCTCCGGCACTGCCGGCATTCTTATCCTCGCCGCTGCGGGCACGATGCTTTTGCCGCGCCACGTTCATGTGGAACGCCAGGCGATGATTTCCAAGCCTGCACAAGAGGTTATTGCCCGTGCCTCATCTTCGGCCGGCTACCAGACGTTCAACCCATACCTGACGGCCGACCCGGCGCTCAAGATCGAACCCTTCGGCCCGGATCAGGGGGTCGGTGCTGCCTTCCGCTTTGACGGCAAGGACGGCACGGGCACCCAGACCGTGGCCGAGGTCACCGAAAGCTCCGTTCGCTACGACATCGACCTCGGGCCCATGGGCAAACCCACCCAGCGGATCGAGGCCACACCCATCTCCGGCGGCACACGCGTTGTGTGGTCCATGGACGCAGATATGGGCTTCAACCCGATCGGGCGCGTCATGGGGCTTTTCATGGACGGGATGATCGGGAAGACTTTCGAACAGGGGCTCAAGAACCTCGACAAGGCCGCGTAA
- a CDS encoding YciI family protein, giving the protein MRYTFLLYTDPADLAHMTPEDWEKEKEVYGAYIGALQEAGVFVDTDWLMPVETATTLSMKGGVKQVQDGPFAETKETLGGNFVIDVPDLDAALAWAEKCPAAKTGKIEIRASAMGQE; this is encoded by the coding sequence ATGCGTTACACATTTTTGCTTTATACCGACCCCGCCGACCTCGCCCATATGACACCAGAGGATTGGGAGAAGGAAAAGGAAGTCTACGGCGCCTATATCGGCGCGCTGCAGGAGGCGGGGGTCTTCGTTGACACCGACTGGCTGATGCCGGTGGAGACGGCGACGACGCTCAGCATGAAAGGCGGCGTGAAACAGGTGCAGGACGGCCCCTTTGCCGAAACCAAAGAAACGCTGGGCGGGAACTTCGTCATCGATGTGCCCGACCTCGACGCCGCCCTTGCCTGGGCCGAGAAATGCCCCGCCGCCAAGACCGGCAAGATCGAAATCCGCGCCTCCGCCATGGGGCAGGAGTGA
- a CDS encoding sigma factor, with protein sequence MSEAVRAAEIAARASYGKLLAILSQRTRDIAAAEDALADAFAAALNTWPDRGVPANPDAWLLTAARNRLTDTQRRAARMEVTDEVPEMAETRADPESLPDRRLALMCVCAHPAIATEMHTPLILQCVLGLEAQQIARAFLDSPTALAQRLVRAKRKIRDAGIPFVVPGGSCPSGWMRSMRRSTPFTRSTGSTRPMIWGMRRCSWPTCLSACAPTTPKRGALPR encoded by the coding sequence GTGAGCGAGGCGGTCCGCGCGGCAGAGATCGCGGCGCGGGCCTCTTACGGGAAGTTGCTGGCGATCCTGTCGCAGCGGACCCGAGATATCGCAGCCGCCGAAGATGCGCTGGCCGATGCCTTCGCGGCGGCGCTGAACACCTGGCCCGACCGCGGCGTGCCCGCCAATCCCGATGCCTGGCTTCTGACAGCGGCGCGCAATCGTCTGACCGACACCCAGCGCCGGGCGGCGCGGATGGAGGTCACCGACGAGGTACCCGAAATGGCAGAGACGCGCGCGGATCCCGAAAGCCTGCCCGACAGACGCCTTGCGCTGATGTGCGTCTGCGCCCATCCCGCCATCGCGACAGAGATGCACACACCTTTGATCTTGCAATGCGTTCTGGGGCTGGAGGCGCAGCAGATCGCGCGCGCGTTCCTCGACAGCCCCACGGCATTGGCCCAGCGACTGGTCCGCGCCAAGCGCAAGATCCGCGATGCAGGCATCCCCTTCGTGGTGCCGGGGGGGAGCTGCCCGAGCGGATGGATGCGATCTATGAGGCGATCTACGCCGTTCACGCGCTCGACTGGATCGACCCGTCCGATGATCTGGGGCATGAGGCGATGTTCCTGGCCGACATGCTTGTCCGCCTGCGCCCCGACGACCCCGAAGCGCGGGGCCTTGCCGCGCTGA
- a CDS encoding DUF6596 domain-containing protein, translating into MDPSDDLGHEAMFLADMLVRLRPDDPEARGLAALIAMTQARRDARVVEGCLVPVPEQDTKLWDHALNRYALRHLSIAQAQRRPGRFQIEAAIQAVHVHRHETGRTDWQSLLALYDGLWALCPTPGVAVARVSVLSHVEGPEVPLEVLNRIKGLEVFQPAHALRADILARKGQEHDACQSYQKAISLTVEPALRRYLEKQRSQISRNTADKSPSIYTAEPKP; encoded by the coding sequence ATCGACCCGTCCGATGATCTGGGGCATGAGGCGATGTTCCTGGCCGACATGCTTGTCCGCCTGCGCCCCGACGACCCCGAAGCGCGGGGCCTTGCCGCGCTGATCGCGATGACCCAAGCCCGCCGGGACGCGCGGGTGGTAGAGGGCTGTCTGGTCCCCGTGCCGGAGCAGGATACAAAGCTCTGGGACCACGCGCTCAACCGCTATGCCCTGCGGCATCTCTCCATCGCGCAGGCGCAGCGCCGCCCCGGCCGCTTCCAGATCGAAGCGGCGATCCAGGCGGTCCATGTCCATCGGCACGAAACCGGCCGGACCGACTGGCAAAGCTTGCTGGCGCTTTACGACGGCCTCTGGGCGCTCTGCCCCACGCCGGGTGTGGCCGTGGCGCGGGTGTCGGTCCTAAGCCATGTCGAAGGCCCGGAGGTGCCCTTGGAGGTGCTGAACCGGATCAAGGGGCTGGAGGTGTTTCAGCCGGCGCATGCCCTTCGCGCGGATATCCTTGCGCGGAAAGGCCAGGAGCACGACGCGTGCCAAAGCTATCAGAAGGCGATTTCTCTGACGGTAGAGCCGGCTCTTCGTCGCTATCTCGAAAAGCAGAGAAGCCAGATTTCGCGCAATACCGCAGATAAAAGTCCTTCAATTTACACGGCTGAACCAAAACCCTAG
- a CDS encoding branched-chain amino acid ABC transporter permease, with amino-acid sequence MNDALKNVGLFALVGALIIATGIGQSWNSALLILNMGLISAIMALGVNLQWGFAGLFNVGVMGFVALGGLAAVLIAMPPTTEAWAAGGTGVILALLMGAATIVAAIMVMKRLPAGRARTLAMLAVLIGGFVLYRAVFDPAVEAVEAVNPAATGYLGGLGLPVLIAWPIGGVLAAGVAWLIGKTALGLRSDYLAIATLGIAEIIISVLKNEDWLARGVKNVIGIPRPVPREIDLQNDPSFVERAVDLGLNPVTASSLYVKLGYSILFLVVLLILLWLAQKALNSPWGRMMRAIRDNEVAAEAMGKDVTARHLQIFILGSAVCGIAGAMMTTLDGQLTPGTYQPLRFTFLVWVMVIVGGSGNNFGAVLGGFLIWFLWVQVEPMGLFVIQTLTAGLADGSALKEHLLDSAAHMRLLTMGVILLLVLRFSPRGLIPER; translated from the coding sequence ATGAATGACGCTTTGAAAAACGTGGGCCTGTTCGCTCTGGTGGGCGCTTTGATCATCGCCACCGGCATCGGGCAAAGCTGGAATTCCGCGCTTCTGATCCTGAATATGGGGCTCATCTCGGCGATCATGGCCCTGGGTGTGAACCTGCAATGGGGCTTTGCCGGGCTCTTCAACGTCGGCGTGATGGGCTTTGTCGCCCTCGGGGGCCTTGCTGCGGTGCTGATCGCCATGCCGCCAACGACCGAGGCGTGGGCCGCAGGCGGCACCGGTGTGATTCTGGCCCTTCTGATGGGCGCGGCCACTATCGTCGCTGCGATCATGGTGATGAAACGCCTGCCCGCCGGGCGCGCGCGCACCCTCGCGATGCTGGCGGTGCTTATCGGGGGCTTTGTGCTCTACCGTGCCGTCTTTGACCCCGCCGTGGAGGCCGTCGAAGCGGTGAACCCGGCTGCAACCGGCTATCTCGGCGGGCTGGGCCTGCCGGTGCTGATCGCCTGGCCCATCGGCGGAGTGCTGGCTGCCGGGGTTGCCTGGCTGATCGGCAAGACGGCCCTGGGCCTCCGCTCGGACTACCTTGCCATCGCGACGCTGGGCATTGCCGAGATCATCATCTCGGTGCTCAAGAACGAAGACTGGCTGGCGCGCGGCGTCAAGAATGTCATCGGCATCCCCCGCCCCGTCCCGCGCGAGATCGACCTGCAGAACGACCCCTCCTTCGTCGAACGCGCCGTCGATCTGGGCCTCAACCCGGTCACCGCCTCGTCGCTCTATGTGAAGCTCGGATACTCTATCCTGTTCCTCGTCGTGCTTCTGATCCTGCTGTGGCTCGCCCAGAAAGCGCTCAACAGCCCGTGGGGCCGCATGATGCGCGCCATCCGCGACAACGAGGTCGCGGCAGAGGCGATGGGCAAGGATGTCACCGCGCGACACCTCCAGATCTTCATCCTGGGCTCTGCCGTCTGCGGCATCGCGGGCGCGATGATGACGACGCTGGACGGTCAGTTGACGCCCGGCACCTATCAGCCGCTGCGCTTTACCTTCCTTGTCTGGGTGATGGTAATCGTCGGCGGCTCCGGCAACAATTTCGGAGCGGTGCTGGGCGGGTTCCTCATCTGGTTCCTCTGGGTGCAGGTGGAGCCGATGGGGCTTTTCGTTATCCAGACCCTGACAGCAGGCCTTGCCGATGGCAGCGCGCTCAAAGAGCACCTTCTCGATTCAGCCGCCCATATGCGATTGCTGACGATGGGGGTAATCCTGCTTTTGGTGCTGCGGTTCAGCCCCCGTGGGTTGATCCCGGAGAGGTAG